Proteins from one Streptomyces genisteinicus genomic window:
- a CDS encoding S8 family serine peptidase: protein MHLPRPPRRRHAAWAAAALTATALAAGALPAVAAATPSAEATPSALVAAKVDPSLRGAVAEGEAATFFVVLKDQADLSRARKQRTHAARAKAAFTELRAKAADTQAPLRSFLDRKKVGHQDFWIANALRVTGDQRLVDELAARPDVASVVREQHYSLDPVETAGAQVTASRAKPAGPASAASAVDDGAVPEWGVADIHADQVWKEYEDRGEGIVVANIDSGVQYDHPDLVANYRGSRGDGSFTHDYNFYDPTGQCGADGTPCDNNGHGTHTMGTMAGAGGIGVAPKAKWIAAKGCESDQCSDASLLAAGQWILAPTDREGRNPRPDLAPHIVNNSWGGGVSTFYQDIVEAWNAAGIFEAFAAGNDGDGRTCSTTRAPGAQAPSYGVGAYDAAGRIASFSGFGPSPVDGSAKPNISAPGVQVRSAWPGSAYNTINGTSMATPHVAGAVALLWSAAPSLIGNIDATRALLDEGARDVDDTRCGGTPGRNHVWGEGKLDVLASVEKAPHTAATVSGKVTDGATGAGLPHITVTATDDSGTSRTVTTGADGFYRLPLAPGAYAFSFGGYGYATGTAADVTLAESQAFTQDIALTAVASHRVSGTVRDVTGKALAGATVALDGTPLAAVTTNAKGRYVFTAVAEGSYGFTVKPTAPVLCNGVHTGTASVGGADLTEDVRLPNRTDAAGNSCAPAAYQWTAGTKKVALSGDEDAATIALPFPVKHYGVAYSSASVTTNGLVGFLSPRVGDYANTALPAAGPNGVKGVLAPLWDDLTIDRKSSVRTATTGVRGSRTFAVVWDGAAYANGAPGRSSFAVVFDEATGAVTFQYKSVADRGAGATVGIADQSGADALQYAYDQPVIADGSAVRFTQGAK from the coding sequence ATGCACCTGCCCCGACCGCCACGGCGCAGACACGCCGCATGGGCGGCGGCCGCCCTGACCGCGACCGCGCTCGCCGCCGGCGCGCTGCCGGCCGTCGCCGCAGCCACACCGTCCGCCGAGGCCACACCCTCCGCCTTGGTCGCAGCCAAGGTCGACCCGTCGCTGCGCGGCGCGGTCGCCGAGGGCGAAGCCGCCACCTTCTTCGTCGTCCTGAAGGACCAGGCCGACCTGTCCCGCGCCCGGAAGCAGCGGACGCACGCCGCCAGGGCGAAGGCCGCATTCACCGAACTGCGCGCGAAGGCGGCGGACACCCAGGCCCCGCTGAGGTCCTTCCTCGACCGGAAGAAGGTCGGGCACCAGGACTTCTGGATCGCCAACGCCCTGCGGGTGACCGGTGACCAGAGGCTGGTGGACGAGCTCGCCGCCCGTCCGGACGTCGCTTCGGTCGTCAGGGAGCAGCACTACTCGCTCGACCCGGTCGAGACCGCAGGAGCCCAGGTCACCGCCTCCCGCGCGAAGCCCGCGGGCCCGGCGAGCGCGGCAAGCGCCGTCGACGACGGCGCCGTCCCCGAGTGGGGCGTGGCCGACATCCACGCGGACCAGGTGTGGAAGGAGTACGAGGACCGGGGCGAGGGCATCGTCGTCGCCAATATCGACTCGGGCGTGCAGTACGACCACCCCGACCTGGTCGCGAACTACCGCGGCAGCAGGGGCGACGGGTCCTTCACACACGACTACAACTTCTACGACCCGACCGGCCAGTGCGGCGCGGACGGCACCCCCTGCGACAACAACGGCCACGGCACCCACACCATGGGCACGATGGCCGGGGCGGGCGGCATCGGTGTCGCGCCGAAGGCCAAGTGGATCGCCGCCAAGGGCTGCGAGTCGGACCAGTGCTCGGACGCGTCGCTGCTCGCGGCCGGTCAGTGGATCCTCGCGCCGACCGACCGCGAGGGGCGCAACCCGCGTCCCGATCTCGCCCCGCACATCGTCAACAACTCCTGGGGCGGCGGTGTCTCGACCTTCTACCAGGACATCGTCGAGGCATGGAACGCGGCGGGCATCTTCGAGGCCTTCGCCGCGGGCAACGACGGTGACGGCAGGACGTGTTCCACGACCCGCGCCCCGGGTGCGCAGGCCCCGTCCTACGGGGTGGGGGCCTACGACGCGGCCGGCAGGATCGCCTCCTTCTCCGGATTCGGCCCCTCCCCCGTGGACGGTTCGGCGAAGCCGAACATCTCGGCCCCGGGTGTCCAGGTCCGCTCCGCGTGGCCGGGTTCGGCGTACAACACCATCAACGGCACCTCGATGGCGACGCCGCACGTCGCGGGTGCCGTGGCCCTGCTGTGGTCGGCGGCCCCGTCGCTGATCGGGAACATCGACGCGACGCGGGCACTGCTGGACGAGGGCGCCCGCGACGTCGACGACACCCGCTGCGGTGGCACGCCCGGCAGGAACCACGTGTGGGGCGAGGGCAAGCTCGACGTCCTCGCCTCGGTGGAGAAGGCCCCGCACACGGCGGCCACCGTCTCCGGAAAGGTCACCGACGGGGCGACGGGGGCGGGCCTGCCCCACATCACCGTCACGGCCACCGACGACTCCGGCACCTCCCGCACGGTCACCACCGGCGCGGACGGCTTCTACCGTCTGCCGCTGGCCCCCGGCGCGTACGCCTTCTCCTTCGGCGGTTACGGCTACGCCACCGGCACCGCGGCGGACGTCACGCTCGCCGAGAGCCAGGCGTTCACGCAGGACATCGCGCTGACCGCGGTCGCCTCGCACCGGGTCTCCGGCACCGTCCGCGACGTCACCGGCAAGGCGCTCGCCGGGGCCACGGTCGCGCTCGACGGGACACCGCTCGCGGCCGTCACCACCAACGCCAAGGGCCGGTACGTCTTCACCGCGGTGGCCGAGGGCTCCTACGGGTTCACCGTGAAGCCCACGGCCCCGGTCCTGTGCAACGGCGTCCACACCGGCACCGCCTCGGTCGGCGGTGCCGACCTGACGGAGGACGTGCGGCTGCCGAACCGCACCGACGCCGCGGGCAACTCCTGCGCCCCCGCCGCGTACCAGTGGACCGCCGGCACGAAGAAGGTCGCCCTCTCCGGTGACGAGGACGCGGCGACGATCGCGCTGCCGTTCCCGGTGAAGCACTACGGCGTCGCGTACTCCTCCGCCTCCGTCACCACCAACGGCCTGGTCGGCTTCCTCTCCCCGCGGGTCGGCGACTATGCCAACACCGCCCTGCCCGCCGCCGGGCCGAACGGGGTGAAGGGCGTCCTCGCGCCGCTGTGGGACGACCTGACGATCGACCGGAAGTCCTCGGTGCGCACCGCCACCACCGGCGTGAGGGGCAGCCGCACCTTCGCCGTCGTCTGGGACGGCGCTGCCTACGCGAACGGCGCTCCGGGCCGGTCCTCCTTCGCGGTGGTCTTCGACGAGGCCACCGGCGCCGTGACGTTCCAGTACAAGTCTGTCGCCGACAGGGGTGCGGGCGCGACCGTCGGCATCGCCGACCAGTCCGGCGCCGACGCACTCCAGTACGCGTACGACCAGCCCGTGATCGCCGACGGCAGCGCCGTCCGCTTCACGCAGGGAGCCAAGTGA
- a CDS encoding glycosyl hydrolase — protein sequence MRRIRHILFSASAATALAAALLAWPASDHAQAFPPTPKENVLSHLRSLSGNHIISGQHNKEPASAPGQYTQQVKDVTGQYPGLWGGDLMFTPADVANRQRVVDQAKTEWANGSLVSLTWHVCPPTGGSGCAFEGGVKSRITDAQFTQTVTGGTALNTAWKQRLDEAVPYLRQLKDAGIPVLFRPLHEMNESWNWWGNRPGPQGSARLFQITRDHLAGTRGLDNLIWVWNVQDNPAGGWSQYYPGDQYADVVSLDVWYKNHPSSADYDQLRSIAGTKPMALAETGKMPTASLLESQPRWAWFMMWSEHLRGNNTNAEIQAAYFHPRVLNQGEFAPSAAGSTGPVTGLAGKCVDARASGTANGTVVQLYGCAPGVAQTWSVAGDGTVRNPHAGRCLDVAGGATANGTAVQLWDCNDTAAQQWRHDTSTGALRNPASGRCLDVTGNTSADGTRLQIWDCTGGANQRWTLPG from the coding sequence ATGCGCCGAATCCGGCACATCCTGTTCTCCGCGTCAGCCGCCACCGCACTGGCGGCGGCGTTACTCGCCTGGCCGGCGAGTGACCACGCGCAGGCATTCCCACCCACCCCCAAGGAGAACGTCCTCAGCCATTTGCGCTCCCTTTCCGGGAATCACATCATCTCGGGCCAGCACAACAAGGAACCGGCCTCCGCGCCGGGCCAGTACACCCAGCAGGTCAAGGACGTCACCGGCCAGTACCCGGGCCTGTGGGGCGGCGACCTGATGTTCACGCCCGCCGACGTGGCGAACCGGCAGCGGGTCGTGGACCAGGCGAAGACGGAATGGGCCAACGGCTCCCTGGTCAGCCTCACCTGGCACGTCTGTCCGCCGACCGGCGGCAGCGGCTGCGCCTTCGAGGGCGGGGTGAAGTCCCGGATCACGGACGCGCAGTTCACTCAGACCGTCACCGGGGGAACGGCGCTGAACACCGCGTGGAAGCAGCGTCTCGACGAGGCCGTCCCCTATCTGCGGCAATTGAAGGACGCGGGAATACCCGTCCTCTTCCGACCGCTCCACGAAATGAACGAATCGTGGAACTGGTGGGGAAACCGCCCCGGCCCCCAAGGCAGTGCGCGGCTGTTCCAGATCACCCGTGACCATCTCGCCGGCACCCGGGGCCTGGACAATCTGATCTGGGTCTGGAACGTGCAGGACAATCCGGCAGGCGGCTGGTCGCAGTATTATCCGGGCGACCAGTACGCGGATGTCGTCTCACTCGACGTCTGGTACAAGAACCACCCCAGTTCCGCCGACTACGACCAACTGCGGAGCATCGCCGGCACCAAGCCCATGGCCCTGGCCGAGACGGGCAAGATGCCGACCGCCTCCCTGCTGGAATCGCAGCCCCGGTGGGCGTGGTTCATGATGTGGTCCGAGCATCTGCGCGGCAACAACACCAACGCCGAGATCCAGGCCGCCTACTTCCACCCCCGGGTGCTGAACCAGGGCGAGTTCGCACCTTCCGCGGCCGGCTCCACCGGCCCCGTCACGGGCCTGGCCGGCAAGTGCGTGGACGCCCGCGCCTCGGGTACGGCCAACGGCACCGTCGTACAGCTCTACGGCTGCGCACCGGGTGTGGCCCAGACCTGGTCCGTGGCGGGCGACGGCACGGTGCGCAACCCCCACGCGGGGCGCTGCCTCGACGTCGCCGGCGGTGCCACGGCCAACGGCACGGCCGTCCAGCTCTGGGACTGCAACGACACCGCGGCGCAGCAGTGGCGCCACGACACCTCCACCGGCGCGCTGCGCAACCCCGCCTCGGGGCGCTGCCTCGACGTCACCGGCAACACCTCCGCCGACGGCACCCGGCTCCAGATCTGGGACTGCACGGGCGGGGCCAACCAGCGCTGGACGCTGCCCGGCTGA
- a CDS encoding HpcH/HpaI aldolase/citrate lyase family protein — protein MSGDLPEAERRLAAARSFLFVPGDRPERFAKAAGSGAGLVIVDLEDAVAPGDKERARRSAADWPGLGARTVVRVNAPGTPWFDADLAMAAGRGCPVMLPKAEDPAVVAAVAGRVPLIVLVETALGVERAFDVCSVHGVVRAALGNVDLAAQLGVAHDDLTALAYARSRLVTASAAAGIAPPVDGVTTAVRDLAALTRDTDHARRTGFAAKLCIHPFQVGPASDAFVPTETELRWARSVVGAGDSVTTVDGHMIDRPVLERARGMLARAGS, from the coding sequence ATGAGCGGGGACCTCCCCGAGGCCGAGCGTCGCCTCGCGGCCGCCCGCAGCTTCCTCTTCGTGCCCGGAGACCGCCCGGAACGCTTCGCCAAGGCCGCCGGCTCCGGGGCCGGTCTGGTCATCGTCGACCTGGAGGACGCCGTCGCCCCCGGCGACAAGGAGCGCGCCAGGCGGTCGGCCGCCGACTGGCCGGGGCTCGGCGCCCGGACCGTCGTCCGGGTCAACGCGCCGGGCACGCCCTGGTTCGACGCGGATCTGGCGATGGCCGCCGGCCGGGGCTGCCCGGTGATGCTGCCGAAGGCGGAGGATCCGGCCGTCGTCGCCGCGGTGGCCGGCCGGGTGCCGCTGATCGTGCTGGTGGAGACTGCACTCGGCGTCGAGCGGGCCTTCGACGTGTGCTCGGTGCACGGTGTGGTCCGGGCCGCGCTCGGCAACGTGGACCTGGCCGCTCAGCTCGGCGTCGCGCACGACGACCTCACGGCCCTGGCGTACGCCCGGTCCCGGCTGGTCACGGCGTCCGCCGCCGCGGGCATCGCGCCGCCGGTCGACGGCGTCACCACCGCCGTGCGCGACCTCGCCGCCCTGACCCGCGACACCGACCACGCCCGCCGCACGGGCTTCGCCGCGAAGCTCTGCATCCACCCCTTCCAGGTGGGCCCGGCCTCCGACGCCTTCGTCCCCACCGAGACCGAACTCCGCTGGGCCCGCTCGGTCGTGGGCGCCGGGGACTCGGTCACCACGGTGGACGGGCACATGATCGACCGCCCGGTCCTGGAGCGGGCGCGCGGCATGCTGGCGCGCGCCGGCTCCTGA